One genomic segment of Candidatus Baltobacteraceae bacterium includes these proteins:
- a CDS encoding aspartate aminotransferase family protein, producing MSDELERVVTAIPGPRTAELLPSLRAHESRNVTYLSDEFPVFWESASGATVTDVDGNRYIDLTAAFGVANAGHGNPYVISAVADQAARLMHGMGDVHPHEARTRLLEKLATVLPRGLTKTFLATTGSEAVEAALKTAMLSTGKSHFVAYRNAYHGLSLGALPLCGVEKFRTPFAGALGPSAIFLEYPHNVAGANTGAAVATAREAIERDGNVAALIVEPIQGRAGCIVPPPGYLAALKDVCTELGVVMIADEIYTGFGRTGTWFAVEHDRVVPDIICIGKAMGSGFPISACAGRPEIMDAWPLSTGEALHTSTYLGNPMGCAAALATISEIERMALPAKARQAGLALASRLDALRARKNVSGVRGRGLFWGIQLRDAATADRVVKRALASGVIVLQAGPEGDTVTVAPPLVITDRQLSRGIELLEAAIRSNE from the coding sequence ATGAGCGACGAACTCGAACGCGTCGTCACTGCGATACCTGGTCCACGCACGGCCGAACTGCTTCCCTCGCTGCGCGCGCACGAGTCGCGCAACGTCACGTACCTCAGCGACGAGTTTCCGGTGTTTTGGGAGTCGGCGAGCGGCGCGACCGTCACCGACGTCGACGGCAACCGCTACATCGATCTTACGGCAGCGTTTGGCGTCGCGAACGCCGGTCACGGCAATCCCTACGTCATTTCCGCCGTTGCCGACCAAGCCGCGCGGCTCATGCACGGCATGGGCGACGTTCATCCGCACGAAGCCCGAACGCGATTGCTGGAAAAGCTCGCGACCGTGCTGCCGCGCGGACTGACCAAGACGTTTTTGGCGACGACGGGATCCGAAGCCGTCGAAGCCGCGCTCAAAACCGCGATGCTTTCGACCGGCAAATCGCACTTCGTCGCCTATCGCAACGCCTATCACGGACTTTCGCTCGGCGCGTTGCCGCTCTGCGGCGTCGAGAAGTTCCGAACGCCGTTTGCGGGCGCGCTTGGCCCGAGCGCGATCTTCCTCGAGTACCCGCATAACGTCGCGGGCGCGAATACCGGTGCTGCCGTTGCGACGGCGCGCGAAGCCATCGAGCGCGACGGCAACGTTGCGGCGCTGATCGTCGAACCGATTCAGGGACGCGCCGGCTGCATCGTGCCTCCGCCCGGGTATCTCGCGGCGCTAAAAGATGTGTGCACCGAGCTTGGCGTCGTGATGATCGCCGACGAAATTTACACGGGATTCGGGCGAACGGGAACGTGGTTCGCCGTCGAGCACGATCGCGTCGTCCCCGACATCATCTGCATCGGTAAGGCGATGGGATCGGGCTTCCCGATCAGCGCCTGCGCCGGACGCCCGGAGATCATGGACGCGTGGCCGCTCTCCACCGGGGAAGCGCTGCACACGTCGACGTACCTCGGCAACCCCATGGGCTGCGCCGCGGCGCTGGCAACGATCAGCGAAATCGAGCGGATGGCACTTCCGGCGAAAGCGCGGCAAGCCGGACTCGCGCTGGCTTCCCGTCTGGACGCGCTGCGCGCACGCAAGAACGTCAGCGGCGTCCGCGGCCGCGGCTTGTTTTGGGGCATCCAGCTTCGCGACGCGGCGACGGCGGATCGCGTCGTCAAACGCGCGCTTGCATCGGGCGTCATCGTTCTGCAGGCGGGCCCGGAAGGCGACACCGTCACCGTCGCACCGCCCTTAGTCATCACCGATCGACAGCTCAGTCGCGGGATCGAGCTGCTCGAAGCCGCCATTCGGAGCAACGAGTAA
- a CDS encoding acyl-CoA reductase encodes MRKGLAARPVRSILRAIADAAERWRDGDFPPRVRALERVCARTGYSMPAAEYALDRLFGALTAVELEATVERELGTLDVLDGFAVRGNGPRERALPAGRVCVISSRTTVGVALFPAIFALLAKCDVVVKDREDALIAAFFATLKEELEEFAGTALAAQWEGAVRERDLAEFDVVVAFGDDETIASIASTLTPRTRLIPFGTRASIGYVAREALATPRQAEETAGGAARDLVLYETEGCLSLHALFVEVGGTVTPDAFAEVLARAVERANVEFPVAERSPQTVASVAAARDLSAFRAAQGRGGTHSDTTATFLVDATATLDEPPSFLPRAIGVRAVSRPADVVAYCTAHRLPVEAVAVAGARDDITAMAVATGASRIARFGELQSPVAAGRHGGRPRIAEFVRWIDDER; translated from the coding sequence ATGAGAAAAGGCCTAGCCGCGCGACCGGTCCGTTCGATTCTACGTGCGATCGCCGACGCGGCCGAGCGGTGGAGGGACGGCGACTTTCCCCCTCGCGTGCGGGCGCTCGAACGCGTCTGCGCGCGCACCGGATACTCCATGCCGGCGGCGGAGTATGCGCTGGACCGGCTGTTCGGGGCGTTGACTGCAGTCGAACTCGAAGCAACCGTCGAGCGCGAGCTGGGAACCCTCGACGTCCTCGACGGATTCGCGGTGCGCGGTAACGGCCCGCGCGAGCGTGCGCTCCCCGCGGGACGCGTCTGCGTGATCTCTAGCCGTACGACCGTTGGGGTCGCGCTCTTCCCGGCAATCTTCGCACTGCTGGCTAAGTGCGACGTCGTGGTGAAGGACCGCGAGGACGCGTTGATTGCGGCGTTCTTCGCGACCTTAAAGGAAGAGCTCGAGGAGTTTGCCGGCACGGCGCTTGCCGCACAGTGGGAGGGCGCGGTTCGCGAGCGCGATCTGGCCGAGTTCGACGTCGTCGTCGCGTTCGGTGACGACGAAACGATCGCGTCGATTGCGAGTACGTTGACGCCGCGTACCCGGCTGATTCCGTTCGGTACGCGGGCGAGCATCGGTTACGTCGCTCGCGAGGCGCTCGCGACGCCAAGGCAAGCCGAGGAAACGGCTGGGGGCGCGGCGCGCGACCTCGTCCTCTACGAAACCGAGGGCTGCTTGAGTTTGCACGCGCTCTTCGTGGAGGTTGGGGGCACCGTCACGCCCGACGCGTTCGCCGAGGTGCTCGCGCGCGCGGTCGAACGCGCAAACGTGGAATTTCCCGTCGCAGAGCGCTCGCCACAGACCGTTGCGAGCGTCGCAGCGGCACGAGACTTGTCGGCATTTCGCGCGGCCCAAGGCCGCGGCGGCACGCACTCCGATACCACGGCGACGTTCCTCGTCGACGCGACCGCGACGCTCGACGAACCTCCCTCGTTCTTGCCGCGCGCCATCGGCGTGCGCGCGGTTTCGCGCCCCGCCGACGTGGTGGCCTATTGCACGGCGCATCGGCTCCCGGTCGAAGCCGTTGCGGTGGCCGGCGCGCGCGACGATATTACGGCCATGGCCGTTGCAACCGGTGCCTCGCGCATCGCCCGTTTCGGCGAGCTGCAATCCCCGGTCGCGGCAGGACGGCACGGCGGCCGTCCGCGCATCGCCGAGTTCGTTCGCTGGATCGACGACGAACGATGA
- a CDS encoding DUF1565 domain-containing protein, with protein sequence MSRVGRTLFVIVAAAAIALVIGSTACTRRGGNGAPPVVTPTPINAYYVNPVKGKDTNNGSVSEPFKTLTHALATVVKTAGMGITINLTKGTYSVRSGETFPIVIPAGVVVAGTNYGHSQSKGTFINGSGEDTYIETALNKAPHTFSATVIVKGGVSATLNQLYVGTSAVPSGIYASVDDFGTVTGDADTFGAGAHEPSTGGVLLPSGTLHCLACTIGGRDYGIEAFTLASATSAPSISLSGPGQAVISGNDAIRTDGTASVTASGQNFAARDSAYTDTYAVASPSSKPATVPATTTGPTSTPTSSSSSSGSSSGMTLDFGYGATGSSGGNTFGLAHSLHEIYITTGGATLVARSNTWLHFETQGTSGAGLYRKEQVFGPGTTGKNVTILSSAGGSKVVVGPQPASTPTPSPTPYYSTSPSPTASST encoded by the coding sequence ATGTCTCGAGTGGGCCGAACGCTGTTCGTTATCGTCGCCGCCGCCGCCATCGCCTTGGTGATCGGCAGTACTGCGTGCACGCGGCGTGGGGGTAACGGCGCGCCGCCGGTGGTGACCCCGACCCCGATCAACGCCTACTACGTCAATCCCGTCAAAGGAAAAGACACGAACAACGGCTCGGTCTCGGAACCGTTCAAAACGCTCACCCACGCGCTCGCCACCGTCGTAAAGACCGCCGGAATGGGCATCACCATCAACCTGACCAAAGGCACGTACTCGGTGCGCAGCGGCGAGACGTTTCCGATCGTCATTCCGGCCGGCGTTGTCGTGGCCGGCACCAACTACGGGCATTCGCAGTCGAAGGGCACGTTCATCAACGGGTCGGGCGAAGACACGTACATCGAAACGGCGTTAAACAAGGCTCCGCACACGTTCTCCGCGACCGTCATCGTCAAGGGCGGCGTATCGGCGACGCTCAATCAACTCTACGTCGGGACGTCGGCGGTGCCAAGCGGCATCTACGCGTCGGTCGACGACTTCGGCACCGTCACCGGCGACGCCGATACGTTCGGCGCCGGCGCGCACGAGCCGTCGACCGGCGGCGTGCTGCTGCCGAGCGGAACGCTGCACTGCCTCGCCTGCACGATCGGCGGCCGCGATTACGGAATCGAGGCCTTCACGCTGGCGTCGGCGACGAGCGCGCCGTCAATTTCGCTCAGCGGACCCGGTCAAGCCGTCATTAGCGGCAACGACGCGATTCGTACCGACGGCACCGCTTCGGTGACGGCCTCGGGACAGAATTTTGCCGCGCGTGATTCGGCGTATACCGATACGTACGCCGTTGCCTCGCCGTCGAGCAAACCGGCGACCGTGCCCGCGACGACGACCGGGCCGACGAGCACGCCGACGTCGAGCTCGTCGTCGTCGGGTTCTTCCTCGGGTATGACGCTCGACTTTGGGTACGGCGCGACGGGTTCGTCGGGAGGGAACACGTTCGGACTCGCGCACAGCCTTCACGAAATTTACATCACGACGGGCGGCGCCACGCTCGTCGCGCGCAGCAATACGTGGCTGCATTTCGAAACGCAAGGCACTTCGGGCGCCGGCTTGTATCGCAAAGAGCAAGTGTTCGGACCGGGAACGACCGGGAAAAACGTAACGATCCTCTCGAGCGCCGGCGGATCGAAGGTCGTCGTCGGGCCGCAACCGGCATCGACGCCCACGCCGTCGCCCACACCGTATTACAGCACGTCGCCGTCACCGACGGCGAGCTCGACCTAG
- a CDS encoding CoA-binding protein, translated as MILRTPAERRALLDRVKTVAVVGASANPLRPSYTVFSYLRTRTAYRVVPINPTIDAIDGIKAYPSVAAYAAENGPPDVVDVFRKPSELVAVVDDAISAGARAIWFQYGVVNEDAIAKADAAGLTVVVDRCMKVEHARFHGGLSATGLNSGVISSRLLPNSRS; from the coding sequence ATGATTCTGCGCACCCCCGCCGAGCGGCGCGCCCTGCTCGATCGCGTCAAAACCGTCGCAGTGGTCGGCGCCTCGGCCAATCCGCTGCGCCCGAGTTACACGGTCTTCTCCTATCTGCGCACGCGTACGGCGTATCGCGTCGTACCGATCAATCCCACCATCGACGCAATCGACGGCATCAAAGCGTATCCGTCGGTGGCCGCCTATGCCGCCGAAAACGGGCCGCCCGACGTCGTCGACGTCTTTCGCAAACCTAGCGAGCTCGTTGCCGTCGTCGACGACGCGATCTCCGCCGGTGCGCGCGCGATCTGGTTTCAGTACGGCGTCGTCAACGAAGACGCTATCGCGAAGGCCGATGCCGCCGGACTCACCGTGGTCGTCGATCGCTGCATGAAGGTCGAGCACGCGCGCTTTCACGGCGGTCTCTCCGCAACCGGACTCAATAGCGGCGTCATCTCTTCACGGTTGCTGCCCAACTCGCGCTCGTGA
- a CDS encoding O-acetylhomoserine aminocarboxypropyltransferase/cysteine synthase family protein — MHLDRQFGFATRAIHAGTPPDPATGSRAAPIYQTAAYVFGSTEQAAELFALRSYGHIYSRISNPTVAAFEERVASLEGGLGAIAFSSGIAAQLCAVLAVAQNGDHIVCSQNVYGGTVTQFTVTLKRMGISTTFVPGTDLEAVRAAIAPNTRLLFAETVANPSGEVADIQALAGIAHEAGVPLCIDNTFATPYLCRPIERGADLVLHSATKFIGGHGAVIGGVLVESGRFPWDNGRFPLLSQPSPAYHQKTFTETFGEYAFLMRARAEVLRDVGAQLGPMDAWLLLLGLETLAVRMDRHVDNARAIVAFLKQRSEVAWVNEPRLGSIFTFGLRGGREAARRFIDALELWSHLANVGDAKSLVIAPASTTHSQLSDDELRKAGVPPESIRLSVGLEDPADLTWDLDRALRASAVPEGVV, encoded by the coding sequence ATGCACCTCGACCGGCAATTCGGCTTCGCCACCCGCGCGATCCATGCAGGAACGCCTCCCGATCCGGCAACCGGCTCGCGCGCGGCACCGATCTACCAAACGGCTGCGTACGTCTTCGGTTCAACCGAGCAGGCGGCGGAGCTCTTCGCCCTGCGCAGTTACGGCCATATCTATAGCCGCATCAGCAATCCCACCGTTGCGGCGTTCGAAGAACGCGTGGCCAGCCTTGAAGGCGGCCTCGGTGCGATCGCCTTCTCCAGCGGAATCGCGGCGCAGTTGTGCGCGGTGCTCGCGGTCGCGCAAAACGGCGATCACATCGTTTGTTCGCAGAACGTCTACGGCGGAACGGTGACGCAGTTTACCGTTACCCTCAAACGCATGGGCATCTCTACGACGTTCGTTCCCGGAACCGATCTCGAAGCGGTTCGCGCGGCGATCGCGCCAAACACGAGACTGCTCTTTGCCGAAACCGTCGCCAACCCGTCGGGTGAAGTCGCCGATATCCAAGCGCTGGCAGGGATCGCGCACGAAGCCGGCGTTCCGCTTTGCATCGACAACACGTTTGCGACGCCCTACCTTTGCCGGCCGATCGAGCGCGGCGCCGACCTCGTCCTTCACTCCGCGACGAAGTTCATCGGCGGTCACGGCGCGGTCATCGGCGGCGTGCTCGTGGAGTCGGGACGCTTTCCCTGGGATAATGGCCGCTTTCCGCTGTTGTCGCAGCCGAGTCCGGCCTATCATCAGAAAACGTTCACCGAAACGTTCGGTGAATACGCGTTTCTCATGCGCGCGCGAGCCGAAGTACTGCGCGACGTCGGCGCGCAGCTCGGGCCGATGGACGCGTGGCTGCTGCTGCTCGGCCTCGAAACGCTGGCCGTTCGGATGGATCGTCACGTCGACAACGCGCGGGCAATCGTCGCGTTTCTCAAACAGCGCTCCGAAGTCGCGTGGGTCAACGAGCCGCGGCTCGGATCGATCTTCACGTTCGGCTTGCGCGGAGGCCGCGAAGCGGCGCGCCGGTTCATCGACGCACTGGAGCTGTGGAGCCACCTCGCCAACGTCGGCGACGCGAAGAGCCTGGTCATCGCGCCCGCATCGACGACGCATTCGCAGCTCTCCGACGACGAGCTGCGCAAAGCCGGCGTTCCGCCCGAATCGATTCGCCTTTCGGTCGGCTTGGAAGATCCGGCGGACTTGACTTGGGATTTGGATCGCGCGTTGAGAGCGTCGGCCGTCCCCGAGGGCGTCGTATGA
- a CDS encoding 3-isopropylmalate dehydratase large subunit — protein MTLTEKILARHAGLDRVEPGQIINAKVDLVLANELSAAVAIGVMRGIKGAQRVFDPSRIALVEDHFVPAKDAQSAKLAKLMKDFAIEQKIEHFFDVGRGGIEHVVLPEEGLVAPGELIVGGDSHTCTYGAFGAFATGMGSTDIAAAFVLGEVWLKVPGSIKLVYNGKLGRMVYAKDLMLRTVGELGIDGATYRAIEYHGSTVDELSITGRITMANMAIEAGAKNGIFHADAKTIAYVKERTSREFVVERSDADAVYERVVTIDVDELEPQVACPHTPDNVHPISEVAADNVNVDQVFIGSCTNGYIEDLRIVAKILEGKKIASSLRVIVNPGSQKVWMQAAQEGVLTTLAAAGCVVNTPGCGACFGGHMGTLGDGERAVSTTNRNYVGRMGSPKAEVFLASPATCAASALTGKISDPRVLELAGV, from the coding sequence ATGACACTTACCGAAAAGATTCTCGCTCGGCACGCCGGCCTGGACCGCGTCGAACCGGGGCAGATCATCAACGCCAAGGTCGATCTCGTTCTGGCCAACGAGCTGTCCGCGGCGGTAGCGATCGGCGTGATGCGCGGCATCAAGGGCGCTCAACGCGTCTTCGATCCCAGCCGTATTGCGCTGGTCGAAGATCACTTCGTTCCCGCCAAGGACGCGCAGTCCGCCAAGCTCGCGAAGCTCATGAAAGATTTTGCGATCGAGCAGAAGATCGAGCACTTCTTCGACGTCGGACGCGGCGGCATCGAGCACGTCGTGTTACCCGAAGAAGGTCTGGTCGCGCCCGGCGAGCTGATCGTCGGCGGCGACTCGCATACGTGCACGTACGGCGCCTTCGGCGCGTTCGCGACGGGCATGGGCTCGACCGACATCGCGGCGGCGTTCGTGTTGGGCGAAGTCTGGCTCAAGGTTCCCGGCTCGATCAAGCTGGTGTATAACGGGAAGCTCGGGCGCATGGTCTACGCCAAGGACCTGATGCTGCGCACCGTGGGCGAGCTCGGCATCGACGGCGCGACGTATCGAGCGATCGAGTACCACGGGTCGACCGTCGACGAACTGTCGATCACCGGACGCATCACGATGGCAAATATGGCGATCGAAGCCGGCGCGAAGAACGGAATCTTCCACGCCGATGCCAAGACGATTGCCTACGTCAAGGAGCGCACGAGCCGGGAGTTCGTGGTCGAGCGGTCGGATGCCGACGCAGTTTACGAGCGCGTCGTAACGATCGACGTCGACGAGCTCGAGCCGCAGGTGGCCTGTCCCCACACGCCCGACAACGTGCATCCGATTTCGGAAGTCGCGGCCGACAACGTGAACGTCGACCAAGTCTTCATCGGTTCGTGCACCAACGGCTACATCGAAGATCTTCGCATCGTCGCAAAGATTCTCGAGGGCAAGAAAATCGCGTCGAGCTTGCGCGTGATCGTCAATCCGGGTTCGCAAAAAGTCTGGATGCAGGCCGCACAGGAAGGCGTGCTCACGACGCTTGCCGCCGCGGGCTGCGTGGTCAATACGCCTGGTTGCGGCGCCTGCTTCGGCGGCCACATGGGAACGCTGGGCGACGGCGAGCGCGCCGTTTCGACGACCAATCGCAACTACGTGGGCCGGATGGGCTCGCCCAAAGCCGAAGTGTTCTTAGCGTCACCCGCAACGTGCGCGGCGTCGGCGTTAACCGGAAAGATCAGCGATCCGCGCGTTTTAGAGCTGGCAGGAGTATAG
- a CDS encoding 3-isopropylmalate dehydratase small subunit, which translates to MEDSMRGKAHKYGKNVDTDVIIPGKYCNIIDPVELGKHALEGLDAEYTSKMKAGDIIVADTNFGCGSSREVAPIAIKGSGTSAVIAKSFARIFYRNALNIGLPIFESEAAVNGIASGDDIEVQPATGAIVNHTKGETYQAAQFPPFMQSLIDAGGLVPYVEKRLAEAKA; encoded by the coding sequence GTGGAAGATTCGATGCGCGGCAAGGCGCACAAATACGGAAAGAACGTCGATACCGACGTGATCATCCCGGGAAAATATTGCAACATCATCGATCCCGTGGAGCTCGGCAAGCACGCGCTCGAGGGGCTCGATGCCGAATACACGTCGAAGATGAAGGCCGGCGACATCATCGTTGCCGATACCAACTTCGGCTGCGGATCGAGTCGCGAAGTCGCGCCGATCGCGATCAAAGGCTCGGGGACGTCGGCGGTGATCGCCAAGAGCTTCGCGCGGATTTTTTACCGCAACGCGCTCAATATCGGTTTACCGATCTTCGAATCGGAAGCTGCCGTCAACGGTATCGCCAGCGGTGACGATATCGAGGTGCAGCCGGCGACCGGGGCGATCGTCAACCACACGAAGGGCGAAACGTATCAGGCGGCCCAGTTTCCGCCGTTCATGCAGTCGCTCATCGATGCCGGCGGTTTGGTTCCGTACGTCGAGAAACGCTTAGCCGAAGCGAAGGCCTAG
- the rpmE gene encoding 50S ribosomal protein L31, whose translation MKDKIHPKWHSQARVHCACGSTFTTGSTLPEISVEICAACHPLFTGQQKLIDTAGRVDKFNQRSAAAKKKQEEAAVRKADRDAKKAAASL comes from the coding sequence GTGAAAGACAAGATCCATCCCAAATGGCACTCGCAAGCGCGCGTCCACTGCGCGTGCGGCAGTACCTTTACCACCGGTTCGACGCTGCCGGAAATCTCGGTCGAAATTTGTGCCGCGTGCCACCCGCTCTTCACCGGGCAACAGAAGCTCATCGATACCGCTGGCCGCGTCGACAAGTTCAATCAGCGTTCGGCCGCCGCGAAGAAGAAGCAGGAAGAGGCCGCCGTCCGCAAAGCGGATCGCGACGCCAAAAAAGCCGCCGCATCCCTTTAG
- the prfA gene encoding peptide chain release factor 1 has translation MNDALRERLDAMGRRFDEIEAGLAHPAGGFDQTKFTALVKERAQLEAPVEKYRRLTKTRDEMDASARLARESDGEMRELAEEETQSLRERLASLEDELQQLMIPRDPNDDKDVFVEIRGGAGGDEAAIFAGDLARAYMRFAERLGMRVELVSESPSDAGGYKEIVFAVNGTGDAEPYRYFKHESGVHRVQRVPETEAQGRIHTSTATVAVLPQVDEDIEIEIRASDLQIDTYKASGAGGQYVNKTESAIRITHVPSGVVVASQQERSQMQNREKAMQMLRATLYDRKLREQEEAVGSMRRSQVGTGDRSEKIRTYNFPQDRVTDHRINRNFGNIRAIMDGDLGHIVDELLADERARLLAGEASAV, from the coding sequence ATGAACGACGCATTACGGGAACGGCTCGACGCGATGGGCCGCCGCTTCGACGAAATCGAGGCGGGGCTGGCACATCCGGCCGGCGGCTTCGATCAAACGAAGTTTACGGCGCTGGTGAAAGAGCGAGCGCAGCTGGAAGCGCCGGTAGAAAAGTACCGACGGCTGACCAAGACGCGCGACGAGATGGACGCCAGCGCGCGCCTTGCCCGCGAGAGCGACGGCGAAATGCGCGAGCTTGCGGAAGAAGAAACGCAGAGTCTACGCGAGCGACTCGCGTCGCTCGAGGACGAGCTGCAGCAACTGATGATCCCGCGCGACCCCAACGACGACAAGGACGTCTTCGTCGAAATCCGCGGCGGCGCGGGCGGCGACGAAGCGGCGATCTTTGCCGGCGATCTCGCGCGCGCGTACATGCGTTTCGCCGAACGCCTGGGCATGCGCGTCGAACTCGTTTCGGAAAGCCCCAGCGACGCCGGCGGATATAAGGAAATCGTCTTTGCGGTCAACGGCACCGGCGACGCCGAGCCCTACCGTTACTTCAAACACGAGTCGGGCGTGCATCGCGTTCAGCGCGTACCCGAAACCGAAGCGCAGGGGCGCATTCACACCAGCACCGCGACGGTGGCCGTGCTCCCGCAGGTCGACGAAGACATCGAGATCGAGATCAGGGCTTCGGATCTCCAGATCGACACCTATAAGGCCTCCGGCGCCGGCGGTCAGTACGTCAACAAGACCGAGTCGGCGATCCGCATCACGCACGTCCCCAGCGGCGTCGTCGTCGCTTCGCAGCAAGAACGTTCCCAGATGCAAAACCGCGAGAAAGCGATGCAGATGCTGCGTGCCACGCTCTACGATCGCAAGCTGCGCGAACAGGAAGAGGCGGTCGGATCGATGCGCCGTTCGCAAGTCGGCACCGGCGACCGCTCCGAGAAGATCCGCACGTACAACTTTCCGCAAGACCGGGTAACCGATCACCGCATCAATCGTAACTTCGGTAACATTCGCGCGATCATGGACGGCGATCTCGGACACATCGTCGACGAACTGCTCGCCGACGAGCGTGCGCGCTTGCTCGCGGGAGAAGCATCCGCGGTATAG
- the prmC gene encoding peptide chain release factor N(5)-glutamine methyltransferase: MNAKAYRPQTVAQTLARGIVALAKNGDSPRADAVLLLAHVLGRERAWVTAHGETFLSRPQAEKFTSLCDVRALGTPLAYILGFAGFYGREFAVNEHVLVPRPETEHLVDEALAFVKMRVNPDFPKQFVTALDVGVGSGAIACTLAAENANVFVEGTDTSPAALKVAQHNARRLNVISRCRFHYGSLAMPIGDRSFDVVVANLPYIPSDDVPRPPDPAGYEPREALDGGPDGLDAYRKFLGSAPALLKPGGLLLMEAAPPTIEGLALLAGQAFPRVDFEIREDYAGLARYVKLTSPS; this comes from the coding sequence ATGAACGCCAAGGCCTACCGGCCTCAGACGGTAGCGCAGACGCTCGCGCGCGGCATCGTGGCGTTGGCCAAAAACGGCGACTCGCCCCGCGCCGACGCGGTACTGCTGCTGGCGCACGTGCTCGGCCGCGAGCGCGCGTGGGTGACCGCTCACGGCGAAACGTTTCTTTCCAGGCCGCAGGCCGAAAAGTTCACATCCCTGTGCGACGTCCGGGCGCTGGGCACGCCGTTGGCGTACATCTTGGGGTTTGCCGGCTTCTACGGACGCGAGTTTGCCGTCAACGAGCACGTCCTCGTACCGCGCCCGGAAACCGAACATTTGGTGGACGAAGCACTTGCGTTCGTCAAAATGCGCGTGAACCCGGATTTCCCCAAACAGTTCGTGACGGCGCTCGACGTCGGCGTCGGTTCCGGCGCGATTGCGTGCACCCTGGCCGCCGAAAACGCCAACGTCTTCGTCGAGGGCACCGATACTTCGCCGGCGGCGCTGAAGGTCGCGCAACACAACGCCCGGCGGCTCAACGTGATCTCGCGATGCCGCTTTCATTATGGAAGCTTGGCGATGCCGATCGGCGACCGCAGTTTCGACGTCGTCGTCGCGAACCTGCCGTACATTCCCAGCGACGACGTGCCGCGACCGCCCGACCCCGCCGGCTACGAGCCGCGCGAAGCGCTCGACGGCGGACCGGACGGCCTCGACGCGTACCGGAAGTTTCTCGGGTCGGCGCCGGCGCTGCTCAAACCGGGCGGCTTGTTGCTCATGGAGGCGGCCCCCCCAACCATCGAGGGGCTGGCGCTCCTGGCCGGCCAGGCGTTCCCCCGCGTCGATTTCGAGATCCGCGAGGACTACGCGGGCCTCGCTCGTTACGTAAAGCTCACGTCGCCAAGCTAG